TAAGTGAACCGTCAATATCACCATTAATATGGGACAAGCATATTAATAGCTAAATAATCGTATAATAAGCActttttgtaaatataatttaaaaccagtgaatatatattattaattgataatattaattatttaaacaatcaaAAGCATGACCAGCTCTACCTGGtaactaaaaaataattgggAAATGCAGTGAATTGAGATTAGATCGGAAATTGAGTATAAGGAATCAAAAATTCGAACAATagacaatttaaattagtttAAACATACATTAAAAAcgatttaaataaattacagtAGCGAATTGTGAAAGTTGGCACAGAAATATTGGCTAACTAGAATCTTGGGCGATTTATGCCCAAAGTGGTATATACAGGTGTATTAGTCGCACTATTTTTACCGTTAGACCTTACCGCCATTGCTTACAGTGTACATTATACCACTAAATTATCTGATAGAAATCCACTTAAAACTCTAGAATCCACTAGTATCAAATATTCACTATTATCTGTACCCAGTGATAATACACCAGATATAAGTGTAGATAACACTGATCAACTATTGGATTGGAATATTAGGAAAACTGGATACAGACTTGGTACTCTTAATAAACGACTGAGAAAGGTATTAAAACTCTTACATAGGCTAGAAAGTCAAAATGTGTATTGCACGCCACTTTCACTTCAAATTCCCCGTCTTCTTCTATTCCATTACAGGAACATAATAATGCCCAATCAATTAAGTTCCTCAAAGCAGAATTGAAAATCGTAATTTGGCTTAGAAAATCGCTTTTTCAGCTAAAAAAATCACTAGGTACTTCTACCACTAGTGTAGTATCGAATAGTAAAGTACTTGAGCTTCTGGAGAAATATAGGACCAAAAAAGAGAAACTTAATCGGTCCAAATTATCCACTTTTGATAATACTAAAGGATTAAACAGTTCATACCGTGGAAGTGAGCTAAAATTCACATTAGACAATCTccatgataaatttgtttgtaataaaaaGTTAAAATCtatcaaaaattcaaaatttcaatctTCACATAAAGCCAATTACTCCAAACGAATCAATCAGATTGATAAAAGTGCTACACTGGATACGATTGATAACTATAATAATTTccaatattttttcaaaaatttgaaaaataaatttaattcatCGCATATCGCAAAGGATGAAAGCCCTATCCAAAAACGGCCCACCTTCAAACGACCACCTCAGGGCATTTAATATGCCGGCAGAACACCTAGATCTCACAGGCCAGACTAACTCTGTGACACCTAATAACACAACTCATAGCTACAGTACCAATATTAGCGATATGCAATCGGACTCTAGTATTCAACAATCAACTTCCGGCAGAAACATGAGAAAATCTGCTGTAAACCAACGATTGTTTATGAAGAAATTGAGTAATGATTCTCTCAGTGATGATGAATATCCAGATGatagaaatgataataatacaagTCATAACATTGGTATGGATGGCACTAGTGACTATCATGATACAGAATATAATGTGTGGCCTCCAATAGTTGAAAAACACCCTGAATTTTGTTGGTCACATCAATTTCTTCACGGTCGCAGTGATTGGATCCTCAATATCCCACCAATGCCACCGGATCTAACCTACACTCAAATATTAGCCCGTGCCAAACTACCAGTGTACATTGATCAGAAATACTTTCTCACATTAGGGGCTGTGTATAATCTTCCCGATGACAAATCTCCCATAATGAAAATAGATTTACAGAAGCTCAGACAAGACTTATCATCCTTACACAATCAAATGGGCAAGGttaatatttccaaattgcCAGAACCCCATAAAACATTCCATCCTGATAGAATTTCTCCCAATGCTGGGCATTGGGATGACTTATGTAAAGAAATGAAGGAATTTCAAGATCTAGTGTTAGATGAACATAGAGAGAAGAGGCGAAAGTACAAAATCATAATAAATTCTTGCCAAAAATATGTGGAATCTAAAATGTTTAGTGTATCCACAGGTGTATTGGATGATAAACGTGCTTCCGCAGTTTACAAACAAGTTTGCACATTAATGGAAGTATTTTGGTCCAAAATAGAGCGTATTGCTTGGGAAAGTATAAAATCTGAACTAAATTCACAGCTAATTGAACAGAAGCGAAAGAGGTTGAACAAATTCGTGAAAGATGCAATGAAGTTTGCTACAACCGATCGTACCTCTAAAACTGAAGGCAATAGGTTATCTCCAACTGCATCAGCTACTGCCACCGAATTCCAATATGAAAATGACTCAGATAAAGAATTTAAAACAGATTCAGAAGAATTCACCGATGCtgataaacaatttcaattacAACAAGAAAAAGATGGGGAATATGATCGTGATATGAGTACCGATTCTGAATCCGAAAGGAAACTTGAACTAGATATTCTGCGCGACGAAGCCGAAATGGATATCAACGAGTTAATTGGCAAATATCGCATACTAGATCAGAGTTACAAAGAAAACGGCGATGATAATCCACTTGATGATAGGGGTAAGAGGTCTAGATCGTCAGTCGATTCATCTAATGAATCCTATAGTGAATCTTACACACCATTGTCAGAACCTCAACTAAATGTTTCCAATGGTTCAGCTTGTATAAAACAGGAAATTAGAGAAGTAGATCCTGACGAGtttgatattaatgataaagAATTTCAGGAGCAGCGTAGAATAGATGAAGTGTTAGATCGCGATATGGATACGGACTCTGAAAGTGAACGTAAGAATGAAATAGATATGTTACATGGTGAAGCTGAGATGGATCTCAATGAGCTTATTAAAAGATATAAACAAATGGAAAGATCTAATAGCATATCTGACATTGATTCTGAGATGCAAATGACGAATTCTGAGGGCGATAACTCAGTTTATGAGTCACAAGAATCCGGTAATGAATCCGAGGTTTCTGATGAGTTTaaggataaaaatgaaaatgttaAGTTGCAGCAGCAGGAAGATAAAGAATTGGATAGCACTATGAATATTGATTCTGTCAATACGTACAAAACCGAATCCGACCAATTGCAAGACGATGATgtaatcaatattaatcaattagcGGAGAAATGCAAAGTCTTTAAAAATGGTGAAAAGAGATCTCGTTCACTCTTACAATCAGATACAAAAAATCCTTATTGTGatcatattcaaaatacAGTACAAAAAATCGAACCAAAGTTGAATATGGATGATAATGAATTGATTCCAGTACCACATCTATTAAGGGCTACATTGCGTAGTTATCAGCACCAGGGCCTTACTTGGTTGGCAAAGTTGCACGAAAAGGGAACTAACGGCATTCTTGCCGATGAAATGGGCCTGGGTAAAACGTTACAAACAATATCATTACTTGCGCATTTGGCCTGCCACTTAGGGAAATGGGGACCACACTTGATAATCGTACCAAATTCGTTGCTTATAAATTGGGAAATGGAATTCAAGAAGTTTTGTCCTGGATTTAAGGTTTTGGTTTATTATGGTTCCGCTTCTGAACGCGCAAAAAAACGCGTTGGCTGGAACAAACCTTATGTATTCAATGTATGCATTGCGAGTTATGCCACTGTTGTGCAAGATGCACATATTTTGAAGCGTaaaaattggcaatatATGGTACTGGATGAGgcacaaaatattaaaaattttgaatccAAGCGCTGGTCTACACTCTTGACATTTAATTCTGAGTACCGAATATTACTTACA
The DNA window shown above is from Babesia microti strain RI chromosome III, complete genome and carries:
- a CDS encoding Helicase SWR1 (overlaps_old_locusTagID:BBM_III01625), coding for MQSDSSIQQSTSGRNMRKSAVNQRLFMKKLSNDSLSDDEYPDDRNDNNTSHNIGMDGTSDYHDTEYNVWPPIVEKHPEFCWSHQFLHGRSDWILNIPPMPPDLTYTQILARAKLPVYIDQKYFLTLGAVYNLPDDKSPIMKIDLQKLRQDLSSLHNQMGKVNISKLPEPHKTFHPDRISPNAGHWDDLCKEMKEFQDLVLDEHREKRRKYKIIINSCQKYVESKMFSVSTGVLDDKRASAVYKQVCTLMEVFWSKIERIAWESIKSELNSQLIEQKRKRLNKFVKDAMKFATTDRTSKTEGNRLSPTASATATEFQYENDSDKEFKTDSEEFTDADKQFQLQQEKDGEYDRDMSTDSESERKLELDILRDEAEMDINELIGKYRILDQSYKENGDDNPLDDRGKRSRSSVDSSNESYSESYTPLSEPQLNVSNGSACIKQEIREVDPDEFDINDKEFQEQRRIDEVLDRDMDTDSESERKNEIDMLHGEAEMDLNELIKRYKQMERSNSISDIDSEMQMTNSEGDNSVYESQESGNESEVSDEFKDKNENVKLQQQEDKELDSTMNIDSVNTYKTESDQLQDDDVININQLAEKCKVFKNGEKRSRSLLQSDTKNPYCDHIQNTVQKIEPKLNMDDNELIPVPHLLRATLRSYQHQGLTWLAKLHEKGTNGILADEMGLGKTLQTISLLAHLACHLGKWGPHLIIVPNSLLINWEMEFKKFCPGFKVLVYYGSASERAKKRVGWNKPYVFNVCIASYATVVQDAHILKRKNWQYMVLDEAQNIKNFESKRWSTLLTFNSEYRILLTGTPLQNSIQELWSLMHFILPDVFSSHSEFKEWFGDPITAAIEAEQIAGSVDSSGKPNELVTKLHCVLRPYLLRRLKKDVEKQMPSKYEHVIKCTLTRRQRTLYDEFMSCASTSDTLKTGSYHGVLNIMMQLRKICNHPDQLNPRLVESPLNVGSSCTVATDIPNMLHIYNESCGQLKNWSIDGHFGSSCIGNYTSLSNDINIIGNRVAGYTTFRQIKNNYDKLWCRFPSYSQIYVSEIYQDHNICRLSLDNYGIYCGAEKHGISSDCVNLSNNLYMNHDSMNFPCTINHSSDLLRDIDKLISFDSFLGENIINPQVPKFLQVSNPLVHFETYKNYLFRCNYNAVVDTDQFTIPYYSGSGGILKRQSIINKMARHLHFIKSLDNPLEFLHHSQSLILPPKSALHDDCGKFHVLGDLLEKLKKENHRCLLYTQFSKMLDILESWICTRGYIYVRLDGKTKVDQRQRIVTRFNEDPKIFLFISSTRAGGIGLNLTGADTVIFYDTDWNPAMDRQAMDRCHRIGQTKDVNVYRLVSEYTVEENIWRKQLIKRKLDDVVVDQGKFGGEIWFNNATTLKDMIVSHKIEGDDEELYGKRILHESETLPDAPTRALKLMAMVEEEDDKIVTSKKDDKDEFKEHFSADTFATIPALVTLCVKFLKRYNTPNLSHLVNEFRIKIDAEAAM
- a CDS encoding hypothetical protein (overlaps_old_locusTagID:BBM_III01625); amino-acid sequence: MPKVVYTGVLVALFLPLDLTAIAYSVHYTTKLSDRNPLKTLESTSIKYSLLSVPSDNTPDISVDNTDQLLDWNIRKTGYRLGTLNKRLRKARKSKCVLHATFTSNSPSSSIPLQEHNNAQSIKFLKAELKIVIWLRKSLFQLKKSLGTSTTSVVSNSKVLELLEKYRTKKEKLNRSKLSTFDNTKGLNSSYRGSELKFTLDNLHDKFVCNKKLKSIKNSKFQSSHKANYSKRINQIDKSATLDTIDNYNNFQYFFKNLKNKFNSSHIAKDESPIQKRPTFKRPPQGI